ACGTAAGGGATGAGGCGGTAACTCCTGGGTGAGACGGGCAGTCTGAGCAAGCAGTTCGGGATAGAGATAGGTATAAGCGGGATGCACCGTCATCTGAACTACATGCGGCCCCCCGTTGGGCCGATCGCTCAGGTGGGCCTGGAAGTGGCCGATCGCCGCCTTCCGTTGTGACTCAAAGACATAGCCACTCACCAACTCCGTATGGGTCAGCCATTGTTGGATACTGGCCACGATCGCCGCCATAAAACTGGTTTTGAAATCGAAAATATGGCGATCAAAAACCTGCCGGAGCAAAGGCGGCATCGACGCCGTATCTAACTGGCACAACAATTGGGCATCGGCATTACTCACGGGAAACAGGTTTGGCAGATTCGGCTCGCGGGTTGCCAGGGCTTGCAAGAGGGACGGTGAAATTTCCCAGTGGGTAATGTGGGCTAGGGGTTGAAAACCATTCTGACGGTAGAGGTCCAAGTGTTCCGTATGGTTGATACCCACCTCTAAAAGCCAAGTACGTGCCTCCAGGATTGACTCCAGGCAGTGGCGCAGCAGTTGGGAACCCACGCCCACCGCGCGGGCGGCTGGTGTGACGACGATGCGATCGATTTTCCACGTACTGCGGGCTTGATTAAACGGCGAAACCTGAACAAATCCACAAATCTGATCCTGTTGCTCAGCCACATACACGCAGAAACGGTGTTGCAGCGGATTGCGAAACAAGCTGAGAAATTTGAGGAGACCGTACCAGCGGCGGATCCCTTGTAACTGCTGCCCCAACTCAGTGGGATAACTCAACTCGGGCATGGCTGTAATTTCCGCCTGCCAAAGGGCCGCGATCGCCTCTAGGTCACGGCGTTGAACCGGACGGATGATCGTAGAGGCGGATTGAGCAGACGATTGGGTCATGGGGTAAGGCGACGCTGGGTGGCCAAGAGAGGACAATGCAGGCAGTGGCGATACCACGATACACGATCGCCATGCTAACTATGATAACCAGTCCCTTCCGGATATGGTTGCCGACTTTACCAATTGAGATAGCCGCTTGAGAGAGTTGCGGCTGTCCGGTCTTGACTGTTACGGCTCTGGATAACTCCTGGCGACCCAAGCTACAGCCTTTACCTAATTTGCTCAGTACACCGTTAAGATTTGGATCTGGAGCTAACCGGCAGCCCTCATCCCCCAACCCCTTCTCCCAAGTGGGGAGAAGGGGAGCCGGATTTGCCAGTCCCTCTCCCGCTCTGGGAGAGGGATTTAGGGCGAGGGCGGCTCCCGTGGGCTGTCTCCGGCCTACCAGGTAAAGCTGTACTTTATGATTGAAGTAAAGGCTGTCATCGTTAAGCTAGCAATAGGGTGATTGAGACTTCGGTAGCCGAGGGATGTCATGACTGCTATTTTAACCGTCCCCCCCGCAATGCATGGTTCTGCGCGGGGTCAGTTGGGCCACCTACCAAGCCCTAATCCGCG
This DNA window, taken from Trichothermofontia sichuanensis B231, encodes the following:
- a CDS encoding GNAT family N-acetyltransferase, which codes for MTQSSAQSASTIIRPVQRRDLEAIAALWQAEITAMPELSYPTELGQQLQGIRRWYGLLKFLSLFRNPLQHRFCVYVAEQQDQICGFVQVSPFNQARSTWKIDRIVVTPAARAVGVGSQLLRHCLESILEARTWLLEVGINHTEHLDLYRQNGFQPLAHITHWEISPSLLQALATREPNLPNLFPVSNADAQLLCQLDTASMPPLLRQVFDRHIFDFKTSFMAAIVASIQQWLTHTELVSGYVFESQRKAAIGHFQAHLSDRPNGGPHVVQMTVHPAYTYLYPELLAQTARLTQELPPHPLRLTSADYQSEREAYLEQIGATRIAHTLLMSRSVWHKLRESKPVSLESLQLSEVLQGLQPARKPVPSRTALLQSWVESGQFSVMGSDASLGGASTPAHPTPAHPKLAPAAKPKPSAKARKPPSSRVHRLKLG